The Kocuria turfanensis genome contains the following window.
TCTGGCGCCGGTCGCGGGTGGCACCCCGCAACGGTCACCGACCCGCCACGAGTACATATGCCCACAACGACATGTTCGAGAGGATTTCCGCATGCTGACCCGAGCCGCCATCACCGAGGTCGTGGAACGGGGCCTCGCCGAGGACGCGCCCTGGGGCGACATCACGTCCGAGCTGCTCATTCCCGCCACCGCCCTCGCACGGGCCGAGCTCGTCGCGCGCGAGGACGGCGTCTTCTCCGGCGGCCAGGTCTTCGCCGCGGCGTTCGCCGCCGTGGACCCCGCCGTGGCCGTGGAGCTGATCCCCGCCGACGGGGACCCCTTCGCCGCGGGGGACACCCTGGCCGTGGTGGCCGGACCCGCCCGCGCCGTGCTGACCGGCGAGCGCGTGGCCCTGAACCTCACCCAGCGGATGTGCGGGATCGCCACGCTGACGGCCCGCTACGTCGCCGCCGTCGAGCAGGCCGTCGCCCGCGTGGAGCGGGCGGCGAACCTGCCCCCCGGCACGATCACCCGGACCCGGGTGGCGGACACCCGCAAGACCACCCCGGGGCTCCGGGCGCTGGAGAAGCACGCCGTGCGCAGCGGCGGCGGGCACAACCACCGGCACTCGCTCTCCGACGCCGTGATGGCCAAGGACAACCACCTGGCGCTGCTCACCGCCGACGGGACCGACCTGACCGGCGCGCTGCGGCAGCTGCGCCGTCGGCTGCCCCACACGGTGCACCTCGAGGTGGAGGTCGACCGGCTGGACCAGATCGAGGCCGTGCTGGCCGGAGGCGCGGACACGGTGCTGCTGGACAACTTCTCGGTCGACGACCTCGTGAGCGGCGTGGCGATCATCGACGGCCGCGCAACGGTGGAGGCCTCCGGCGGGGTCAGCCTGGAGACCGTCGGGGAGATCGCCGCCACCGGGGTGGACGTCATCTCGGTGGGCGCGCTCACCCACTCGGCCCGCAACCTGGACCTGGGCCTCGACGTCGTCCTGGACGTCCGGGAGGACTGACCGTGCTGTACCTCGACGCGGCCGCGACCACTCCCGTGCGGCGGGAGGTCCTGGAGGCCATGTGGCCCTATCTGACCCAGGAGTTCGGCAACGCCTCCAGCCACCACGAGGTCGGCCGCCGGGCACTGGCCGGACTGGACGCGGCTCGGCAGACCGTGGCCGAGGTGCTCAACTGCCGGCCCGCGGAGGTGGTCTTCACCTCCGGGGGGACCGAGGCGGACAACCTGGCGGTCAAGGGCATCGCCCTGGCCCGCCGGGACCGGGACGCGTCGACGAGCCACGTGGTGACGAGCGCGGTGGAGCACCACGCCGTGCTGGACTCCGCGCGGGACCTCGCCCGCTGGGACGGCTTCGAGGTGACCGAACTGGGCGTCTCGCCCGAGGGTCTGGTCGATCCCGCCGACCTGGCCGGGGCTGTTCGTCCGGGCACGGCGGTGGTATCCGTGATGCATGCGAACAACGAGACGGGTGCGGTCCAGGCGGTCGCCGAGCTGGCTGCGGTGGCTCGGGCGCGGGAGGTCCCGTTCCATACGGATGCGGTCCAGGCGGCCGGGTCGCTGGAGCTGGACGTACAAGGGCTCGACGTGGCGGCGCTGAGCCTCGCCGGGCACAAGATCGGGGCGCCCAAGGGCGTCGGAGCGCTCTACGTGCGCCGGGGCACGCCCCTGCGCCCCCTGATGAGCGGCGGAGGGCACGAGCGCGGCCGCCGCTCGGGCACCTCCAACGTGGCGGGCGCCGTCGGTCTCGCCACGGCCTTGCGGCTGTCCGCCGAGGAACGGCCGGCGAAGGCGGTGAGCCTGGCCGCGCTGCGGGACCGGCTGATCACCGGGGTCCTGGCCGAGGTGCCCACAGCCCTCCTGACCGGCCCCGACCCGCGGGTGCACCCGGGGTCCCGGCTGCCCGGGCACGCGTCCTTCTGCTTTCCCGGGGTCAACGGTGAGACGGTCCTGGTGGACCTGGAGTCGCGGGGGCTGCTCGTCTCCTCGGGTTCGGCCTGCTCGGCCGGGGACACCGAGCCCTCGCACGTGCTCACGGCGATGGGCTACCCGCCGGAGGTCGCCACCACCGCGGTGCGCTTCACCCTCTCCGCCGACGTCACGCCGGAGCAGGTGGACGGGATCGTCGCGGCCACGCGGGACGTCGTGGGGCGGCTGGGCTCCCCGCACGGCTGAACCCGCGGCTCAGCCCACGGGCACCGGGTGCTGCACCCCGTCGTGGCGCACCATGAGCACCGGCTCGCCGGCCGTCTCCACGGTCTGCGTGCTGCCCTCGACCAGTGACCACGGACCCGCGGGACAGGAGCCGGGAGCCGGCCCCTCGGGCACGGCACTCGAGGCGCCGCGGCCGTCGAAGCCCTGCAGCCGGAAGCCGGTGACCGTCCCCCACCACACGGTCTGCGGCCGGCTCGTGATCGCCCGGGACTCGGTGACGACCAGGTCCGTCCGCCGCGGGAGGACCTCCGCCGTCCCGGCGTGGACGCACGACCAGGAGATGCCGGTGACCGACTCGGACTCGGCCACGAACTCCAGGGACGCGGCTTCGGCCCGCAGGGTCGCATCGTCCCAGCCCAGCGCGGCCCGGACGTCGTTCCCGGTCACGAACCCCGTGCCGTCCTCGTGCAGCTCCGAGACCGCCCACGGTGGCGCCGCCGGCCCGAAGGCCACCCCTGCCAGGGCCGCCAGTACCGCGATGACCTTCTGCATGTGCCGACCCGTCTCCCCGTTCCCCGGCGCGGCTCCCCCGGCGCCTTCCCGAACGCTAATGGAGGGCCGAAGGTGGATCCAGTTCCGTGATCGATCTGTGACCCCTCGATGACATGGGACGACATGCCCGGTCGTGCGGCCGCGCCCGGGGAGCGGTGGGCGACCGCGAGGGGACGCGCCCGACGGAAGAGGCGGAAGCCGGACGGGGGCCGTGGGCCCCGCCCCGGGGCGCGCGGACAGCACAGGACCCCCGGACCGGGCGGTCCGGGGGTCCTGTTCGCGGTGGGCGGCGCGCTCCGCGCCGACCGTGCGGGGTGGGGATCAGACGATCGACGCGCCCCCGGCGCGCGCCTTCTCGAAGCGCTGCTGGACGTCGGCCCAGTTCACGATGTTCCAGAAGGCCTTGACGTAGTCGGCCTTGACGTTCTGGTAGTCGAGGTAGAAGGCGTGCTCCCACATGTCCAGCTGCAGCAGCGGGATCGTGGCGACGGGCACGCCGTTCTGCTGGTCGTACATCTGCTCGATGACGAGGTTGCCGCCGATGGGCTCGTAGGCGAGGATCGCCCAGCCGGAGCCCTGGATCGTGGTTGCCGCGGAGGTGAAGTGGGCGCGGAAGGCGTCGAAGGACCCGAAGTGGTCGTCGATCGCCGCGGCGAGCTCACCGGTCGGCTTGTCGCCGCCCTCCGGGGAGAGGTTGTTCCAGAAGATCGAGTGGTTGACGTGGCCGCCCAGGTTGAACTGGAGATCCTTGGACAGCTTGGCCGCACCGGCGCCGTCGCCGTTGGCGCGGGCCTCCGCCATCTTCTCGAGGGCCGTGTTCGCACCGGCCACGTAGGTGGCGTGGTGCTTGTCGTGGTGCAGCTCCATGATCTTCGCGGAGATGTGGGGCTCGAGCGCCGCGTAGTCGTAGGGGAGATCGGGAAGGGTGTACTTCTCGGCCATAGGAGAATCCTTTCGATAGCTGTCGTGTGGTTCCACACTCGTCCCGCGCGCGAGCAGGGGTCAAGGAGGTTCCGCCACCAGCGTACGGTGCCCCGCGGGCCCGCCGCGCGCGGCCTCAGAAGAAGTCGGGTGGGGTCTCGAGCGGGCAGCGGGGCGGGTGCGCCGTGAGCTGGGAGGGCACGGTGAACTCGAACCGCCCCGTCTCCAGCAGCCGTTTGAGGTCCCCGAGCTCAGCGCCCAGGTTGCGGCGCACGATCCGCTCGGCCCACGTGGCGAGGCCGGCCCTCGCCGCGGTGAGCCGGCCGTCGACGGTGGTCCGCACCTCGGTGCCCCCGTCCACCGCCGCCCACGTGGTGACCGCCAGGAGGTCCACGATCCCCCGCGTGGTCCGGAGCGCCAGCTTCCGCCCCGGTTCCTGCGCGGAGACGATCGTGACGTAGGGGAAGCGGAGCGGGCCGACCCGGCCGAAGAACTCCACGGAGGTCCCGGTCTGCAGCACGGGTGTGCTGATGGTGGGCACTCCGGCCACGCCCCGGTGCCACAGCGGGAAGCAGCCGCTGTCGAGCAGGAGGCGCTCCACCACACAGGGGTCGACGCCGATCACCGTCTTGGCGTCCACGCAGAACGATGCCGGGCCGAGTGCCATTCCAACCTCCATGCCGGTCCCAGAGCCCGGGACGCCGCCGCACGGCCCCGGAGGCATGGGCGGGATCCTCCATCCATGCACAGACATTTACTTTAGCGACCGGCCGTGCGGTGCGGCCAGCCCTGCGTGCACACCCGGTGGAGAAGCTTGTCCACAGGTGTGGACGAGCGTGTGCAAAATTCGAACACCCGTACGCCCGCTTCTCCTGCGCAGGCGCAAATCCACGTCAGAGCAGGGGGCACAGGGGCTCCCCATGCGTAATTCCACCGGTGGAAGTTATCCACGCTGTGGACAACGCCTGTGGAGAAGATGTTGAGAAACCCGGCCGGCGGAGGTCATGGAGGGTCGTGAAGCGTCTTTCGGTCCATCCGGACCGGGACGTCCGGCCCGGGACGCACCTGATCGGGACGCATCGGACCGGGCGCGCGTGGGCAGGGCACGCGTGGGCAGGGACCACGGGAGGCGCCGGACCAGGACAGGACGCACCGGGCCAGGACGCACCGGGCCAGGACGCACCGGGCCAGGACGCACCGGGCCAGGACGGTCGGGCCAGGAACCGGGGACGACGGGACGTCCGGCGTCCGGTCGGCGCGGCAGGAGCGGACGGTCAGCGCCGGGGATCCACGGACGGGGTCCCGGCGGCCGGCCCGGTCCGCAGCCGGGAGCGTCGGCGGACGAGCACGGCGAGCAGTCCACAGGCCAGGTAGCAGACGAGCACCAGGATCCAGCCCACGGCGAAGGAGCCGGTGAGCTGCAGCAGCAGGCCCATGACCAGCGGCCCGGAGCAGAACCCGGCGTAGAGACCCATGGTCACCACACCGGTGGA
Protein-coding sequences here:
- the nadC gene encoding carboxylating nicotinate-nucleotide diphosphorylase, with amino-acid sequence MLTRAAITEVVERGLAEDAPWGDITSELLIPATALARAELVAREDGVFSGGQVFAAAFAAVDPAVAVELIPADGDPFAAGDTLAVVAGPARAVLTGERVALNLTQRMCGIATLTARYVAAVEQAVARVERAANLPPGTITRTRVADTRKTTPGLRALEKHAVRSGGGHNHRHSLSDAVMAKDNHLALLTADGTDLTGALRQLRRRLPHTVHLEVEVDRLDQIEAVLAGGADTVLLDNFSVDDLVSGVAIIDGRATVEASGGVSLETVGEIAATGVDVISVGALTHSARNLDLGLDVVLDVRED
- a CDS encoding cysteine desulfurase family protein, encoding MLYLDAAATTPVRREVLEAMWPYLTQEFGNASSHHEVGRRALAGLDAARQTVAEVLNCRPAEVVFTSGGTEADNLAVKGIALARRDRDASTSHVVTSAVEHHAVLDSARDLARWDGFEVTELGVSPEGLVDPADLAGAVRPGTAVVSVMHANNETGAVQAVAELAAVARAREVPFHTDAVQAAGSLELDVQGLDVAALSLAGHKIGAPKGVGALYVRRGTPLRPLMSGGGHERGRRSGTSNVAGAVGLATALRLSAEERPAKAVSLAALRDRLITGVLAEVPTALLTGPDPRVHPGSRLPGHASFCFPGVNGETVLVDLESRGLLVSSGSACSAGDTEPSHVLTAMGYPPEVATTAVRFTLSADVTPEQVDGIVAATRDVVGRLGSPHG
- a CDS encoding superoxide dismutase, with the translated sequence MAEKYTLPDLPYDYAALEPHISAKIMELHHDKHHATYVAGANTALEKMAEARANGDGAGAAKLSKDLQFNLGGHVNHSIFWNNLSPEGGDKPTGELAAAIDDHFGSFDAFRAHFTSAATTIQGSGWAILAYEPIGGNLVIEQMYDQQNGVPVATIPLLQLDMWEHAFYLDYQNVKADYVKAFWNIVNWADVQQRFEKARAGGASIV
- a CDS encoding SRPBCC family protein, whose product is MALGPASFCVDAKTVIGVDPCVVERLLLDSGCFPLWHRGVAGVPTISTPVLQTGTSVEFFGRVGPLRFPYVTIVSAQEPGRKLALRTTRGIVDLLAVTTWAAVDGGTEVRTTVDGRLTAARAGLATWAERIVRRNLGAELGDLKRLLETGRFEFTVPSQLTAHPPRCPLETPPDFF